One window from the genome of Labeo rohita strain BAU-BD-2019 chromosome 10, IGBB_LRoh.1.0, whole genome shotgun sequence encodes:
- the oclna gene encoding occludin, translated as MSSRPNGSPPPYDYHTEEGYNVAPQPAYSYYPDDEFQHFYRWTSPPGIIKIMCVMSIIFCVGIFVCVASTLAWDTNAGAAGFGGYGGSYGGSYGGSYGSYGGFGGSSYGMGGYGGYGYGILGSQNDPRQGKGFMMAMAIIVFIVLLVIFILIISHQRVAQGRKFYLTIIIVSAILAFLMLVATIVYLVTVYPMAQTSGSVQFNQVYAMCAAYQQPQMSGAFVNQYLYHYCVVDPQEAIALVLGFIVTAALIIIMVFAIKTRQKINYNGKDNILWRRVKEIDDQNSPQDVEDWVNNVNGVPDPLLADYPNKFGGSRSYLDDNSTNYDKPPHSESPVEIQNEVPVRSSAPLSSGSEMNSSVGRPKKRRAGRPRTADGRDYDADYASSGDELDDDDFSSEFPPIINDEEREDYKRLFDKDHQEYKELQAELDHINKRLAEVDRELDDLQEGSPQFLDAMDEYNALKDKKRSGDYQVKKKRCKHLKAKLNHVKRMVSDYDRRS; from the exons ATGTCTTCGAGGCCAAACGGGAGTCCTCCGCCCTATGATTATCATACTGAGGAGGGATA TAATGTCGCCCCACAGCCTGCGTATTCGTACTATCCTGACGATGAGTTCCAGCATTTCTATCGCTGGACGTCTCCACCGGGCATCATAAAGATCATGTGCGTCATGTCGATCATCTTCTGCGTGGGCATCTTCGTATGCGTGGCCTCGACACTGGCCTGGGATACTAATGCAGGAGCAGCTGGATTCGGAGGTTATGGAGGTTCCTATGGAGGCTCGTACGGTGGCAGCTACGGCTCCTATGGCGGCTTCGGGGGAAGCAGCTATGGAATGGGTGGATACGGCGGCTACGGTTACGGGATCCTCGGCTCTCAGAACGACCCCAGGCAGGGGAAGGGATTCATGATGGCCATGGCCATCATCGTCTTCATCGTTCTTCTCGTCATCTTCATCCTGATCATCTCACACCAGAGAGTGGCGCAGGGAAGGAAGTTCTACCTGACCATCATCATCGTCAGCGCAATCCTGGCTTTCCTCATGTTAGTCGCCACCATCGTCTACTTGGTGACGGTTTACCCGATGGCCCAGACGTCCGGATCGGTTCAGTTCAATCAGGTTTACGCCATGTGTGCCGCTTACCAGCAGCCTCAGATGTCGGGTGCGTTCGTGAACCAGTATTTGTATCACTACTGTGTGGTGGATCCTCAGGAG GCGATCGCTCTTGTTTTGGGCTTCATCGTCACCGCGgccctcatcatcatcatggtTTTTGCCATTAAAACCCGTCAAAAGATCAATTATAATGGGAAAGACAACATCCTGTGGCGCCGTGTAAAGGAAATTGATGATCAAAACTCACCACAGGATGTAGAAGATTGG gTGAATAATGTGAATGGAGTGCCTGATCCGCTGCTGGCTGACTATCCCAATAAGTTTGGAGGGTCTAGAAGTTATCTGGATGACAACAGCACAAATTACGACAAACCGCCCCACAGTGAAAGTCCTGT GGAGATCCAGAATGAAGTGCCCGTCCGTAGTTCAGCGCCGCTGAGCAGCGGATCTGAGATGAACAGCTCTGTAGGACGGCCCAAGAAACGGCGCGCTGGACGCCCACGCACCGCCGACGGACGGGATTATGATGCTGACTACGCGTCCTCTGGAGACGAGCTGGACGATGATGACTTCTCCAG tgaaTTCCCTCCCATTATTAATGATGAAGAAAGAGAAGATTACAAACGCCTGTTTGACAAAGACCATCAGGAGTACAAGGAGCTGCAGGCAGAACTGGACCATATCAACAAGCGCCTGGCTGAAGTGGACCGCGAGCTCGATGATCTGCAGGAGGGCAGTCCTCAGTTCCTG GACGCCATGGATGAGTACAACGCGCTGAAAGACAAAAAGAGG AGCGGCGATTACCAGGTGAAGAAAAAGCGCTGCAAGCACCTGAAGGCCAAACTAAACCACGTCAAACGGATGGTCAGCGATTACGACCGCAGGTCCTAA
- the erap1a gene encoding endoplasmic reticulum aminopeptidase 1, with translation MLLVQSCCLSCLTFAVLFCPLIVGNHAMTFNTNTNTVPFPWDKIRLPETVKPQHYDLLIHPNLTSLTFTGVVQILIEVEQDTRAVILHSKNLQISKAQLLDSRHPRDLQVSEFKAYEQIALFSDGFTFEKGNHVVCLEFSANLSDSYHGFYKGRYTTNSGEVRLLASTQFEPTHARAAFPCFDEPAFKANFTIRVRRESRHISISNMPKLRTVELADGLLEDHFDTTVKMSTYLVAFIISDFQSISKKSQHGVEISVYTVPEKISQAEYALDTAVTLLDFYDDYFDIPYPLPKHDLAAIPDFQSGAMENWGLSTYRESGLLFDPEKSSSSDKLGITKVIAHELAHQWFGNLVTMQWWNDLWLNEGFAKFMEYVSVNITHPELQVDDYFLEKCFTAMSVDSLTSSHPISTPVENPAEISEMFDDVSYRKGACILNMLRDFLTPEAFKYGIIHYLKTHSYQNTVNAHLWESLTNICTSAELDSGRLKLDGFCSKKRAESPASKWFMEDSVDVGAIMDTWTLQEGFPLITVEVKGQEVTLKQERFLREANSSKTSSTSSFLWQVPLTYITSHSSAVQRFLLKTEKDVLYLPEKVDWIKFNVDLRGYYIVHYESRGWDALINQLQQNHSVFSSNDRASLIHDIFQLVSIEKVPLDKALNLSLYLSKESEIMPVTQGFNELVPLYKLMEKRNMEELENQLKGHLVKLFKTLIDRQSWSDDGSVSERMLRNYLLLFACVRRYPSCVSTATQLFQQWKESDGKMRLPTDISLVVYTEGARTDEGWDFLLEKYKGSASPSEKWMIKAALSYSPLAHKLQWLLERGIEGEIIKTQDLPSLVISVSKNQKGFKLAWEFLKTNWGKFVKKFDLGSSAISRMAVGVTDQYSTREMLDEVQSFFGSLGEDQGSGLRSVQQALQKIQQNIRWMDRNVPLLKAWLDRNSL, from the exons ATGCTCCTCGTCCAGTCTTGCTGTTTAAGCTGCCTTACTTTTGCAGTTTTATTCTGTCCTCTTATTGTTGGCAACCATGCAATGACTTTCAACACTAACACAAATACAGTGCCTTTTCCCTGGGACAAGATAAGATTGCCAGAAACTGTGAAACCCCAGCACTATGACCTCCTTATACACCCTAACTTGACCTCCCTGACCTTTACCGGAGTCGTCCAGATCCTCATAGAGGTAGAGCAGGATACCAGAGCCGTCATCCTCCACAGCAAGAACCTCCAGATCTCCAAAGCTCAGCTCTTGGACTCCAGACATCCTCGGGATCTGCAAGTCAGTGAGTTTAAAGCCTATGAACAGATTGCGCTCTTCTCTGATGGTTTCACATTTGAGAAAGGAAACCATGTGGTGTGTTTGGAGTTCTCCGCCAACTTATCAGACAGTTATCATGGCTTTTATAAAGGCAGATATACCACAAACAGTGGAGAGGTCAG GTTGTTGGCATCCACTCAGTTTGAGCCGACACATGCTAGAGCCGCCTTCCCTTGTTTTGATGAACCTGCATTCAAAGCCAACTTCACCATTCGTGTGCGACGAGAGTCAAGACACATTTCCATATCCAACATGCCCAAG CTGAGAACTGTAGAACTCGCCGACGGGCTGCTGGAGGATCACTTTGACACGACGGTGAAGATGAGCACCTACCTGGTGGCTTTCATTATCTCAGATTTCCAGTCCATCAGTAAAAAAAGCCAGCATGGAGTCGAG ATATCAGTGTATACGGTTCCTGAGAAGATCAGTCAGGCGGAATATGCTCTCGACACCGCTGTCACACTGCTAGACTTTTATGATGATTATTTTGACATCCCATATCCACTTCCCAAACACG ATCTTGCAGCTATCCCAGATTTTCAGTCAGGTGCTATGGAGAACTGGGGCCTGTCGACGTATAGAGAGTCTGGTTTGCTCTTTGACCCTGAGAAATCTTCTTCCTCTGACAAACTGGGAATCACCAAAGTTATCGCCCACGAACTGGCACATCAG TGGTTTGGAAACCTGGTCACAATGCAGTGGTGGAATGACCTCTGGCTAAACGAGGGCTTTGCCAAGTTCATGGAGTATGTGTCCGTCAACATCACCCACCCTGAGCTGCAAGTG GATGATTATTTCCTGGAGAAGTGCTTCACCGCCATGTCAGTGGACTCTTTAACCTCCTCACACCCCATTTCCACTCCAGTGGAGAATCCTGCGGAAATCAGCGAGATGTTTGATGACGTTTCCTACCGGAAG GGAGCATGTATCCTGAACATGCTGAGGGATTTCCTGACCCCTGAAGCTTTCAAGTACGGTATTATACACTACCTGAAGACACACAGCTACCAAAACACAGTGAACGCTCACCTCTGGGAAAGTCTTACCAAT ATATGCACTTCTGCTGAATTGGATTCGGGGAGACTAAAACTTGATGGATTCTGTTCCAAAAAGAGGGCTGAATCTCCTGCTTCT AAATGGTTCATGGAGGACAGCGTTGATGTTGGAGCCATTATGGACACCTGGACGCTGCAGGAGGGGTTTCCTTTAATCACTgtggaggtcaaaggtcaagagGTCACACTCAAACAGGAGCGCTTCCTTAGAGAAGCAAACTCTTCAAAGACTTCAAG TACGTCGAGCTTCCTGTGGCAGGTTCCTCTGACTTACATCACCAGTCACAGTAGTGCAGTGCAGCGTTTCttgctgaaaactgaaaaag ATGTGTTGTACCTGCCAGAGAAGGTGGACTGGATTAAATTTAACGTGGACCTGCGGGGATATTATATTGTGCATTATGAGTCAAGAGGCTGGGACGCTTTGATTAACCAACTCCAGCAAAACCACAGCGTGTTCAGCAGCAACGACAGAGCCAGTTTGATCCACGACATCTTTCAACTGGTCAG CATCGAGAAAGTCCCGCTGGATAAAGCTCTGAATCTGAGTTTGTACCTCAGTAAAGAGTCGGAGATCATGCCGGTGACGCAGGGCTTTAATGAGCTGGTGCCGCTTTACAAACTCATGGAGAAGAGAAACATGGAGGAACTGGAGAACCAGCTGAAG ggtcATTTAGTGAAGTTATTCAAGACGCTGATTGACCGTCAGAGCTGGTCTGATGACGGGTCTGTATCTGAGAGGATGCTCAGGAATTATCTGCTGTTGTTCGCGTGTGTCCGCCGTTACCCGTCCTGCGTCAGCACCGCCACTCAGCTCTTCCAGCAGTGGAAAGAATCTGATGGCAAAATGCG GCTGCCCACTGACATCAGTTTGGTGGTCTACACTGAAGGGGCGCGTACAGACGAAGGCTGGGACTTCCTGTTGGAGAAATACAAGGGGTCCGCCTCGCCATCTGAAAAGTGGATGATTAAAGCCGCGCTGTCGTACAGTCCGTTAGCTCACAAGCTTCAGTG GCTTTTGGAAAGAGGCATTGAAGGAGAGATAATAAAAACTCAAGACCTACCGTCGCTGGTCATCAGTGTCAGTAAAAACCAGAAAGGTTTCAAACTTGCCTGGGAGTTCCTGAAAACCAACTGGGGAAAATTTGTGAAAAA GTTTGATCTCGGTTCGTCTGCAATATCCCGCATGGCGGTTGGTGTGACCGATCAGTATTCCACCAGAGAAATGCTCGATGAG GTTCAGTCTTTCTTCGGGTCACTAGGGGAGGATCAGGGCTCTGGGCTCCGCAGTGTTCAACAGGCCCTGCAGAAAATCCAGCAGAACATCCGCTGGATGGACAGGAACGTCCCACTACTGAAAGCCTGGCTGGACAGAAACAGTCTATGA
- the marveld2a gene encoding MARVEL domain-containing protein 2, whose product MPHYYDGSSGSLPSLHDLTDYRTSDSLYSEPLPPPPLPDQPPIGPEFDPSGSEDNEDSAIDIKPVHRFIPDSWKNFFRSSSRSSKLKSMLGSNEKNTTTNGVRCSPPHSPSVPGSYRDPYGGSGGSYNSRKEREAMLLGGNPVESIGGHTALTYSEKVEEYNQRYAYMKSWAGLLRILGCVELLLGAAIFACVCAYIHKDNEWYNMFGYSQPGGAYGGGYGSYGSYGGYGGNAYYTGPKTPFILVVAGLAWIVTVIILVLGMTMYYRTILLDSSWWPLTEFFINLALAIMFLAAGCVYVNDTIRGGLCYYPYFNNGINGAFCRTEAGQTAAIIFLFFTMIVYLVGAIVCLKLWRHEAARRLRERNGQEMQTRDSPADVHLVVDGAREPMPVSAPVQHTQTAAPAASKPKVVKGHIPAGLAPKPVIMPDYIAKYPAIRTDEQRDQYKAVFNDQYSEYKELHVEVQAILKKFDEMDVMMQNLPQNPTSHMERDRISKILQEYQRKKMDPSFLEKKERCEYLKSKLSHIKQRIHEYDKVMGWNDGYG is encoded by the exons ATGCCCCACTACTACGACGGATCCTCAGGCTCGCTTCCGAGTCTTCACGACTTGACTGATTACAGGACATCTGACTCTTTATACTCCGAACCACTTCCACCACCTCCCCTACCGGACCAGCCACCGATAGGCCCTGAATTTGACCCTAGTGGAAGTGAGGACAACGAGGACTCGGCTATCGACATCAAACCCGTCCACCGTTTCATCCCAGACTCATGGAAGAACTTCTTCAGGTCCAGCAGCAGAAGCAGCAAGCTGAAATCAATGTTGGGTTCGAATGAAAAGAACACGACCACTAACGGCGTTCGTTGTTCTCCGCCGCACTCGCCGTCAGTTCCCGGTTCCTATCGCGACCCGTACGGCGGATCCGGAGGCAGCTATAACTCGCGTAAAGAGCGCGAAGCAATGCTGTTGGGCGGCAACCCTGTAGAGTCTATTGGTGGCCATACAGCTTTGACATACAGCGAAAAAGTTGAGGAATACAACCAGCGCTACGCCTACATGAAGTCTTGGGCTGGACTTTTACGTATTCTAGGTTGCGTCGAGCTGCTTCTTGGAGCAGCGATTTTTGCTTGCGTTTGTGCCTACATTCATAAAGACAATGAGTGGTATAACATGTTCGGATACTCGCAGCCTGGTGGGGCTTACGGAGGAGGTTATGGAAGTTATGGAAGTTATGGAGGTTATGGAGGCAACGCCTACTACACCGGACCCAAGACGCCATTCATCCTAGTAGTGGCGGGATTGGCGTGGATAGTAACCGTTATCATACTTGTCTTGGGAATGACCATGTACTATCGAACTATCCTTCTGGATTCAAGTTGGTGGCCTTTAACGGAGTTCTTCATAAACCTGGCTCTGGCGATCATGTTTTTGGCGGCAGGTTGTGTGTATGTGAATGACACCATTCGAGGTGGACTCTGCTACTATCCGTATTTCAATAACGGCATCAATGGCGCTTTCTGTCGCACTGAGGCTGGGCAGACGGCTGCCATTATTTTCCTGTTCTTCACCATGATTGTGTACTTGGTCGGAGCCATAGTGTGTCTGAAACTGTGGCGGCACGAAGCGGCTCGGCGACTACGAGAACGTAACGGGCAGGAG ATGCAGACAAGAGATTCTCCTGCTGATGTGCATTTG GTTGTTGATGGTGCAAGGGAGCCGATGCCAGTCTCAGCGCCGGTACAGCACACACAAACTGCCGCCCCTGCTGCCTCCAAGCCCAAAGTTGTGAAAGGCCATATTCCGGCTGGACTCGCTCCTAAACCTGTGATAATGCCGGACTACATTGC TAAATATCCAGCTATCCGAACGGATGAGCAGCGGGACCAGTATAAAGCCGTTTTTAACGACCAGTATTCTGAGTATAAAGAACTGCATGTAGAAGTTCAGGCGATACTGAAGAAGTTTGATGAGATGGATGTGATGATGCAGAATTTGCCGCAAAACCCCACCAGCCACATG GAGCGTGATCGCATCAGCAAAATCCTGCAGGAATATCAGAGAAAGAAGATG GATCCTTCATTTCTGGAGAAGAAGGAAAGATGTGAGTATCTGAAGAGCAAACTCTCGCACATCAAGCAGAGGATTCACGAGTACGACAAAGTCATGGGCTGGAACGACGGTTACGGCTGA